In Paenibacillus durus, the DNA window AGACACTCGTCTGATTATGCAGGATAGCCTGCCACCAGTGCTTGGTGATAAATTGAGGGATCAGAACGGTAATATGGTCCGTCTCAGCGGTCTTCCATTCCACCGTATCGATAAATTTAACCAGCGGGCGCAAGACACTGCGGTACCGTGAACGAAGCACGATAAGACGCACTCCGGGGTCCCATTCCTCCCATTTCTGCTCCATCTTGCGAATCTCTTCCTCGTCAAAGCCGATGTATACGGCAACCACATTATCCGTCAGCGATTTCGCATAGCTGATTGAATTAAGCACCGCCCGGGTTACAGCGGATACCGGAATAACGATCGTACTTCCCTTGATCACCGGCTTATCCTTATCGAGCTGAATCCGAAGCTCATCGGCCGTATTCATAAAATGTCGGTGAATGCGGAAGAAGATGAGCATTACGATCGGAAGGAAAATAAAGGCTACCCATACGTTCGCGAATTTGGTGATGATAAAAATAAGCGTAATGGTAAGAGTTGTAAGCATACCAACCGTATTTACGGCAAATTTGCCTTGCCAGCCGGCCGGCTTCAGCTTGAACCAGCGCACCATCATACCGAGCTGGGACAGAGTGAAAGGGATAAATACGCCGACGGCATAAAGCGGAATCAGATTTCCGGTTTCACCGTGAAATGCCGCCACAAGCAGCGACGAAGCCACTCCGAGAAAAATAATACCGTTCGAGAAGCCAAGACGGTCGCCGCGAACCATAAAGGCATGGGGCAAATATTTATCTTTCGCCAGCATGAACGACAGCAGCGGGAAGGCCGAGTAAGCCGTATTAGCGGCCAGAAACAGGATTACGGCCGTTATCGCTTGAATGCCGTAATAGAGGACACCCCGTCCGAAGGTCGATTCGGCAATTTGAGAAACCACCGTTTCTTTTGTACTCGGGGTAATGCCGTACCAGTATGCCAGCAGCGTAATGCCGGTAAACATGAATCCCAGAATGAGTCCCATCATCATCAGTGTCTTGGCGGCATTCTTCTCCGCTGGAGCCTTAAAGTTCGGGATCGCATTGGATACAGCCTCGACCCCGGTCAGGGCCGAACAGCCGGAGCTGAAAGCCTTAAGAAGCAGGAACAGACTGACATTGGAAACAGCTGAGCCGATTTCGGGAACAGCGGCATGACCGCCGCCGACCGCGTATTTAACCAGTCCGGAAATGATCAAAACCACAATGGACAAGACGAACAAATATACCGGGATGGCAATGAAGGATGCCGATTCGGTAACACCGCGGAGGTTAATTATCGTCAGTATGATAATCACCGTAACCGCAATGGCCACTGAATGCTCGTGAAGGCTCGGAAATGCCGAGGTGATCGCATCCGTTCCGGCCGAGGCGCTTACGGCAACCGTCAGAATGTAGTCCACAAGCAGGGAACCACCGGCCAGAAGCCCTGTGGAAACGCCGAGATTATCCTTGGCTACAATATAGGCTCCCCCGCCTTGAGGATAAGAAAATATGGTCTGCCGGTAAGATAAAATCAGAATCGCCAGCAATCCCAGTACGGCGAGTGCAATCGGCAAAGAGTACCAGATGGCTGTAAAACCGGCAGCTACCAGCACGATCAAAATCTGCTCTGTTCCGTAAGCAACGGACGAAAGGGCATCTGACGATAGAACGGCGAGTGCCTTCAGCTTGGAAAGCTTTTCCTGGTCGAGTTCGGTCGATTTTCTGGGACGACCGATTAATAGTCGTTTTACTCTGCTTACCATTTTGGATACATTTCCTCTCTTTGGTGAGTTGAAGCGGTAGTACCGCGCGCCGTTTTCAGTCGTGGATTTTCAAAAATAAGGGCACAAAAATAAGCATGCGGAAATGACCGCATGCTTTTGCATGATCATTATCCCACTGTAGCTTACGAGGTTAGCTGGCGGATTCGGACTGTGGAAGCCCTACGGGCCGGATTGACTTAACCGGTACCGATTCACCCCGTCGACCATAACGGTCAGGTTGGTTCCCCCGTTTTTCCTAACTGGAAAATTCAGCGCATATTCAACTTCTCACAAGGTCTAATATTAGTCCATAAAGCGAGAGCCGTAAACAGTGAAAATAATGAAAAAGGAATGAAAAACCGACTAAATCACGCAAATTTCAAACATGATATGTTCATGTCGTTTATTCTCTTGTATTATCCCTTCAGCGCGGGTTTTTATGCCATTTACATGAAAAAACTTCTACTCTACCTGAGTGAACCCGTCCCCAGTTTCTTCGGAATTCTCTTCTGCGCTCTCTCTGCCGTTCCACAGCAATACAAAAATAAGCACAAAAGCCGTTAGCGCCAACAGCGGAATGGTGATAAAACCGAAAAAATTTAAATAATCCTTCGTACAAGGAACACCGATGCTACAAGGAACCACTGTGCCCAGCGCCGGAATTTTCTGTTCCGCGTAATGATACAGGGATATGCTTCCGCCTATCACGCATAACGGCAGCACATACGGAATAATCCGCTTGTCATTACGGTAGGTTGCGATACCCAGAAGAAAAACTTGAGGGTACATAAAAATCCGCTGGAACCAGCACAGCTTGCAGGGTTCGTATTTTAACACTTCGCTCAGGTAAAGGCTGCCTGCTACAGCGACCAAAGATACAAACCAGGCCAGATAGAGACAATGCCGCCTTAAGAAGGTGGAAAATGCGCTCATTCCGCTTCAGCCGCCTTTGCCGCTGATTCAATCTCTGCCGCAATCGCTCCAAGGTTAAAAGGATCACTGGCCCTTACACCGTTAATAAACAGCGATGGTGTACTTGTCACATGATTAGTTTTTGCAACCGCATTATCTCTTGCCAACTCATCCGCATATGTACGGTTTTGTATATCTTTGCGCAGAAGATCATAATCGATAGGGAGCTTTTCATTTTGCGCAAGCTCTACCAGGAAATCCTCGGTCGCCCACTCGGCATTCTCATCACCCTGGTTCGCATAGAGGGCATCGTAATAGGTCCAGAACGCTTCGCTATTCTGATGATAGACTGACAGCGCTGCAAGGGAAGCCGTCTTGGAATCAGGCCCGATAAAGGACATATTGACAAAATAAAGCGCCGCCTTCCCTGTCTCGATATACTCTTGCACAAGCAGAGGTTTGATGCCGACGGAGAACCGGGCGCAGGCCGGACATTTGAAATCGCCGAACTCTACCAGCTTGATCGGTGCATCCGCCTTGCCAAGTCTGGGAAGTTCATCATAATTAAACGATGCCGGACTGCCGGAGCCTCCTGGATTGCCTGTATTTTTGGTAGCCAATACAAAGAGACCGGCGAAAATAACGACTGCGATCAGGATTGTTCCGATTAATAGAATGCGGGTCTTCTTCTGCCTCTCCAGTTCGGCCTGGCGCCTTTCTTGCTTGATCTTGGAAGAGGAGGTCGTCCTGTTTTTCTTCGATTTGCTCAAGGTGGTATTTCCTTTCTGTCCAGATGGACCCGAATAATGAATTGATTGAAAGTTTAAAAGAAGGGTACCCCTAAAGCAACCGCTTCAGAGAGGTACCCTTCATGTAATGCCAGAACTATTAATCTTGCTTTCAGGCTCCCGCTTCTTCCGCCAGCGGCTCCATTTTCAGAAGCTTAATGCGGGAGATGCGCTTGTTATCCGTCTCTTCTACGATGAACAGATGGCTTCCGTACTCTACGAATTGCCCTTTATGCGGGGGATTGGCTTCCAGTCTGGAATACAACCAGCCGCCAATCGTGTCGTAATCTTCCGTTTCGAGCTGCATATCGAATCGGCTGTTCACCTCTTCAATAAGCAGCAGGCCGTCGAGAGAGTATTCCTCCTCGCCGATCTTCTCGATTTCCGGGCGCTCCTGGTCGAATTCGTCCTGGATTTCCCCGACGATCTCTTCCATAATGTCCTCGAGGGTGACCAGTCCTGAAGTTCCTCCGTATTCATCAATTAGAATCGCGATTTGCGTCTTTGCCTTTTGCATCGTTTTCAGCAGGGCGCTGATTTGGATCGACTCAGGCACCGTCAGAACCGGCCGAATCAATTCGTTAAGGTTCAACGCATTTTCCCTGATCATATCCTTCATATGAATAAATCCGATAATGTGGTCCTTATCGCCCTCGCATACCGGATAACGCGTCCGCATGCCTTCAAAAGCGATTTGTAAATTTTCCTGGACGGATGAATGAATGTTAAGAGAGATCATTTCCGTCCGTGGAATCATGATTTCCCTGGCCGTGGTGTCCGCAAATCCGAAAATATTGTCCACCAGGGCCATTTCGGTATTATCGATCAGTCCGCTCTTGTTGCTTTCCTGCATAATAATCCGGATCTCTTCCTCTGTATGCGCGGTCCCCATCTCGGAAACGGGCGCAAACTTGAACATTCGCAATATACCCTGCGCAAGTCCGTTCACCACCCAAATAAAGGGATACATCAGCTTGTAAAAGGCGCCGATCAGCCCTGCGGTCATCAGCAGCACCGTTTCGGCCTTGTTCACCGCGATGGTCTTCGGAGCCATTTCGCCAAGCACGATATGAAGGACGGTTATTAATAAAAAGGCAAGGATAACAGAACATACATGCACCGCCGCACTGCCCAGTCCGAATCCGGACAAAAGCGGTGACAGCAGCGCCGCGATGACAGGCTCTCCGAGCCAGCCCAGAGCCAGCGAAGCCAGCGTGATGCCGAGCTGGCAGGCCGATAGGTATGCGTCCATATTGCGGATGACGCCCTGCGCCGACAGCGCTCTTTTGCTGCCTTCCTCAGCCAGGGAATCGACCCGCCCTCCGCGCGCTTTTACCATCGCGTACTCCACAGAGACGAAAAATCCGTTTAACAGCACCAAAAGAATAATCAGACCAACTCTCAATAAACCGGGTAAAGGGTCGCTCAAGTTTTACTCCTACCCGTCGTTTTTGTCAGGCCGGCGGGTAGGCCCACCTCCTTCGTTTTTTCCAAATATTGACGTCCAACTTGGCAGCCATTCCTTTCGCTACATATTTCCCAATAGACTCAACTCCTTGCTTATTCCGGGTATAAAGATATTCATTATTATATAAATATATCCGGCATTCCCGCAAGCATGCGTATTCCTTTCGCAAACAGGCGAATTTATGCACAGTCCGGTTTACCTGAGGGTTGCTGAGGGTTGCTCGCGGAAAAGAAAAAGTCCCGCGCCGTTAGGCCGGGACCGGATTAGCTCTATTAACGGGTAACCGGAGGAGCGCCGATGACGCCCGGGTACTGGTACACAAGGGGCTGGTCAAAGGTTGCATAATCCAGGTTGACCATCAGCAGGATCGTGCGTTGGCCGGTAGTCGGATCACTGATAATGATGTGGTCCCGTCCCGCAGCCTCCAATACCCCTTTGAAGACTTTGGCGTTCCATTCGCTGTTATTCTCGTAGGTCATATAGAACGTGCCGACCTTGCCCAGGTTAAGCCGCAGGATATTTTCGATGTAAGATTGCTCGTAAGCGGGCAACGCCCCCGAGACAACAGCACCTGTGGGCGTCATCGCACCTCCGCTTGCTACCTGTGGGGGGACGCTTCCGGTTGCCGGCGTTCCGGAAGACATGCTTCCGTACGAATAAGTAACGGGACGATAGGGCTGCATAATCATGAATCAGAACCTCCTTATAATAGAAAAATCTTTTAGTAAACGGCTGGACAATCCCCTTGAGTGGGCCGGAAAAAGCAATGCGCTTTAAAACGGCCGGTATTCTGCTGGTTATACCAGGTGCCCGGGCAATTGCCGACGGGACGGAAGAACCAGAGGGCGTTTGAGGCGGGATGCGTTCTTTCACCGCCGATGACGCGTCTGGCGAGGCGGATGTCCCTATCCCTTGCGCGTTGATAGAAATAGCCTTTGGTCGTTGCTTCAAATCCGCCCGGACTCTGAAATACCATGTCGTTGACAGACCGGATGTTTCTAAAATCCAGACAGTTGCCCAGGATCCGGTTAACCCCGACATTCCCCACCATCAGCATGCCGAGATCCCCGTCTTCCTCCGCTTCCGCCCGCATTAGCCGGGCCAGAACTTTTTCCCCTTCCGAATTGGTCTTAATGACGGCCACGCGCTTTCCTCCTTCAACTTGTCGAGTTAGAGGCAGTCGTTCTGTATTGCACGATGTATTGTATGTGCGAACGCCCAAGTGGTGACTTTTACCTGCCACTTTTTTTGGAAGAACTGCATTCCGGCCGTATTTATGCCTATAAATGTAATATATCCCCTGAATCCGCATTACGGAAACAGAGGATATCAAAGTTGCTCTGCTTGAAAAACGTTTAAACTAGCGTTCTTCCATAAAAGAATAATGGGGTTCCCGCTTGAAACCATGATACCTGGTGCCTTGAAAGGTTAGACGCCCCCGGTCACGTTCGGCACTGACACCGTATTCGCTCCCGTTGACCTTGAACTCCACCCGATCCCCGTCTTCAAGTTCAAAGGTTAGATAGTAAATCATCACCGCACGGGAGATGCTGCTCTCATCCGGAGGCTTTTGTCTGATCTCGCTGCGCTTGGCCACTATGCAGGCAGGGACGGTAAGTACAGGCATACGGTTGTTCCTGAACCATCCAAGCAGTCCTCTCCCGGCTGACAGGGCGATTATGCCTGCCATCACGACAATAAAAATCGGCAATACCGTTCCGGCAAAATCAAACATCCAGGATGGGTCCGGCCCCAAATTCATAGCGATTCCCCCTCGCCTCCCGTATTCCGCCCGCAATTCAACCGGCCAACCCGGGCTTCCCTACATTATATGCCTATACTTTTGCGGCATACTTAATGCCTAAGACATATACGATTACAGCGAGGATTCTGCTAAAACTAAAAGACCGCACGCTCTCCCGGATTTCAGGAAAACTTGCGGTCTTAAACCTTGGGTCCAATGATTAGATTATGCATGCACCAGGTTCAAGAAGTTTTTGGTTTCATCTTCTTGCTCCGGAATCATGCCGTTCTCAGCCCAGCAGGCTCTGCATTGTTCTTCAGTCTGGCATTGGTGGGCATCTTCACAGGTGTAGCACAGCTGCAAAAGGTTTTTGGTTACAAAATCCGTTTCAAATGTTTTCATTATAATCTCTCCTGTCGATCAGTTAGTTTGTGAAAAAATGAACTTACTTTCTATGTGTTAAATATATCACAGGGTATTTGATGATAATGTGATTTTTTTCACATTTAAAAGAAAATTTTAAATAATTTTTGCATTGTTTATTTTAGATTATTTAAAAAGCGCGCGACTCCCTATCTTCTCGGATTAGGACCGCACGCCTTCTTTACTCTACGCGCCAATTGACACCGCCATTCGTTGTTTGCAAAAGAATCGACCGCTTGTTATCACTCTTTTCGATCAGCAGCCAACCGACCTCTTTCGAGATAAATTGGAGCTTGACGATCTCCGGATACTCGGTAAGCTTAGACTGAAGCACAACGCTGGGCGGGAGTGCTTTCCAATCTTTACCTTGGTTCGTCGTGTGGTATAAAAGATTCCCATTCAGCATCCAGCCAAGGCCCGCATCCAGGAAGGTCGGAGGCACATCCTCATTCTTTCCAGTCCGGACGCCCAGATGAAGCGGATAATAAATCCATGTTCTCCCTCCATCCATCGTGAATAAGCCGTCATAGAATGTCCCATCGACGCCCTTCTTGCTGCCTGCCACCGGTATCCATCCGCTATTCATGCCGAAAAATTCGGGTTGTCCCAGCTTAACATTATCATAATTCTTGAAAGCGTCGGCTGGGGCAAAGGCGCTATCTTCCTGCCAGCTGGCTCCGCTGTCCAGGGTATGATATAGCTTTGGGGTCTTGGATTTATTCAGTGTGACCAGACCATGCTCGCGATCCCGAAATACCAAACCGCCAGTAACGCCAGCTACCGGAATCGCTTGATGGAGGGATTTCGGAGAATATTGATCATTTTGCATAACAGTGTTCCAGGTTGCTCCACCATCTTCTGTCATATACAGCGCCTTGCTCTCCCCGCTCCCCTCAGAGTCCCAGGTAGCCAAAAGCCAGCCTTTTAAGGGAGAAGCGAAATATACGGATGAAATCCTGCCGCCTTGATTGAGAG includes these proteins:
- a CDS encoding APC family permease, which translates into the protein MVSRVKRLLIGRPRKSTELDQEKLSKLKALAVLSSDALSSVAYGTEQILIVLVAAGFTAIWYSLPIALAVLGLLAILILSYRQTIFSYPQGGGAYIVAKDNLGVSTGLLAGGSLLVDYILTVAVSASAGTDAITSAFPSLHEHSVAIAVTVIIILTIINLRGVTESASFIAIPVYLFVLSIVVLIISGLVKYAVGGGHAAVPEIGSAVSNVSLFLLLKAFSSGCSALTGVEAVSNAIPNFKAPAEKNAAKTLMMMGLILGFMFTGITLLAYWYGITPSTKETVVSQIAESTFGRGVLYYGIQAITAVILFLAANTAYSAFPLLSFMLAKDKYLPHAFMVRGDRLGFSNGIIFLGVASSLLVAAFHGETGNLIPLYAVGVFIPFTLSQLGMMVRWFKLKPAGWQGKFAVNTVGMLTTLTITLIFIITKFANVWVAFIFLPIVMLIFFRIHRHFMNTADELRIQLDKDKPVIKGSTIVIPVSAVTRAVLNSISYAKSLTDNVVAVYIGFDEEEIRKMEQKWEEWDPGVRLIVLRSRYRSVLRPLVKFIDTVEWKTAETDHITVLIPQFITKHWWQAILHNQTSVFIRTYLMNNKDIVVATVPYHLNK
- a CDS encoding disulfide oxidoreductase, coding for MSAFSTFLRRHCLYLAWFVSLVAVAGSLYLSEVLKYEPCKLCWFQRIFMYPQVFLLGIATYRNDKRIIPYVLPLCVIGGSISLYHYAEQKIPALGTVVPCSIGVPCTKDYLNFFGFITIPLLALTAFVLIFVLLWNGRESAEENSEETGDGFTQVE
- a CDS encoding DsbA family protein; its protein translation is MSKSKKNRTTSSSKIKQERRQAELERQKKTRILLIGTILIAVVIFAGLFVLATKNTGNPGGSGSPASFNYDELPRLGKADAPIKLVEFGDFKCPACARFSVGIKPLLVQEYIETGKAALYFVNMSFIGPDSKTASLAALSVYHQNSEAFWTYYDALYANQGDENAEWATEDFLVELAQNEKLPIDYDLLRKDIQNRTYADELARDNAVAKTNHVTSTPSLFINGVRASDPFNLGAIAAEIESAAKAAEAE
- a CDS encoding hemolysin family protein; this translates as MSDPLPGLLRVGLIILLVLLNGFFVSVEYAMVKARGGRVDSLAEEGSKRALSAQGVIRNMDAYLSACQLGITLASLALGWLGEPVIAALLSPLLSGFGLGSAAVHVCSVILAFLLITVLHIVLGEMAPKTIAVNKAETVLLMTAGLIGAFYKLMYPFIWVVNGLAQGILRMFKFAPVSEMGTAHTEEEIRIIMQESNKSGLIDNTEMALVDNIFGFADTTAREIMIPRTEMISLNIHSSVQENLQIAFEGMRTRYPVCEGDKDHIIGFIHMKDMIRENALNLNELIRPVLTVPESIQISALLKTMQKAKTQIAILIDEYGGTSGLVTLEDIMEEIVGEIQDEFDQERPEIEKIGEEEYSLDGLLLIEEVNSRFDMQLETEDYDTIGGWLYSRLEANPPHKGQFVEYGSHLFIVEETDNKRISRIKLLKMEPLAEEAGA
- the gerQ gene encoding spore coat protein GerQ, with protein sequence MSSGTPATGSVPPQVASGGAMTPTGAVVSGALPAYEQSYIENILRLNLGKVGTFYMTYENNSEWNAKVFKGVLEAAGRDHIIISDPTTGQRTILLMVNLDYATFDQPLVYQYPGVIGAPPVTR
- a CDS encoding cell wall hydrolase produces the protein MAVIKTNSEGEKVLARLMRAEAEEDGDLGMLMVGNVGVNRILGNCLDFRNIRSVNDMVFQSPGGFEATTKGYFYQRARDRDIRLARRVIGGERTHPASNALWFFRPVGNCPGTWYNQQNTGRFKAHCFFRPTQGDCPAVY
- a CDS encoding DUF2500 domain-containing protein, coding for MNLGPDPSWMFDFAGTVLPIFIVVMAGIIALSAGRGLLGWFRNNRMPVLTVPACIVAKRSEIRQKPPDESSISRAVMIYYLTFELEDGDRVEFKVNGSEYGVSAERDRGRLTFQGTRYHGFKREPHYSFMEER
- a CDS encoding VPS10 domain-containing protein translates to MPVPAVRLKHYRKLFTVLLAALTVASCSSPPPETKPQPKPTEPPEEGQTITLITPDAGNIYSAKKSKYQIQTRLTDFQLLSESEGLAWGVTKNALRLYLTRDSGQTWTNISPASTVQFSSNPVYGQDIFFTDPGNGWIIRQAFGMMETTVLRTKDGGKSWKISSLNQGGRISSVYFASPLKGWLLATWDSEGSGESKALYMTEDGGATWNTVMQNDQYSPKSLHQAIPVAGVTGGLVFRDREHGLVTLNKSKTPKLYHTLDSGASWQEDSAFAPADAFKNYDNVKLGQPEFFGMNSGWIPVAGSKKGVDGTFYDGLFTMDGGRTWIYYPLHLGVRTGKNEDVPPTFLDAGLGWMLNGNLLYHTTNQGKDWKALPPSVVLQSKLTEYPEIVKLQFISKEVGWLLIEKSDNKRSILLQTTNGGVNWRVE